One Paenibacillus riograndensis SBR5 DNA segment encodes these proteins:
- a CDS encoding bacteriohemerythrin, with product MINWKDSYDIGVEKIDCQHRQLLVKLNEFFEACTNQQGKEKIEETLKFLKEYTLEHFSDEEHLMQDIDFPELAEHRKTHAEFVKTVLDLEESIKSKGVSVLSTIKLNRTLTDWLLNHINKCDKLIGQCIASKGNQAV from the coding sequence ATGATTAACTGGAAGGATTCATATGACATCGGGGTGGAGAAGATTGACTGCCAGCACAGACAGCTGCTTGTGAAGCTGAATGAATTTTTTGAAGCTTGCACGAACCAGCAGGGTAAAGAAAAGATCGAAGAGACTCTGAAGTTCCTCAAGGAGTATACGCTGGAGCATTTCAGCGATGAGGAGCACTTGATGCAGGACATTGATTTTCCGGAATTGGCCGAGCACCGCAAGACCCATGCTGAATTTGTAAAGACCGTGCTGGACCTGGAGGAAAGCATCAAGAGCAAGGGCGTATCCGTCCTGTCTACCATTAAGCTGAACCGCACATTAACAGACTGGCTGCTCAATCATATCAACAAATGCGATAAGCTGATTGGGCAATGCATTGCCAGCAAGGGCAATCAGGCCGTATAA
- a CDS encoding metallophosphoesterase: MKILRMLASGLVMLLVLGLVNFYIGQHLWYLLETWLPGISAAVYWPVFLLIAFAYMIGMVPWPKAVKPAARLFKVIGSYYLACMEFAIIVLPLTDLLYWVLGLMGVQRTAFTAEAGAALVVLLAVFLIWGSRNAWSTVVRNHPIQIGKSAGTSAPLTIAVASDLHLGNIVGNRHLRRMVAEMNRMQPDLILLAGDVLDDSIEPFIRNGMCEEMRKLQARHGVYAVLGNHEYYGGSIKQYTELMDSIGIKVLQDEVVEAAGLYIVGRKDKTAESTEAAGRKSVEALLDGLDLSRPVIMMDHQPTGFGIAAQAGVDVLLSGHTHRGQIAPNHWITRRLFELDWGYLRKDKLHVVVSSGYGTWGPPIRLASRSELIKLVVILEGSKHYSEEPVHSNPVLI; this comes from the coding sequence ATGAAAATATTGCGTATGCTCGCGTCGGGTCTGGTCATGCTGCTTGTGCTGGGACTTGTGAACTTTTACATTGGTCAACATCTGTGGTACCTGCTGGAGACTTGGCTGCCGGGAATTTCCGCCGCCGTGTACTGGCCGGTGTTCCTGCTCATTGCTTTTGCTTATATGATCGGAATGGTACCCTGGCCGAAGGCTGTTAAGCCGGCAGCCCGGCTGTTCAAAGTCATCGGCTCCTATTATCTGGCCTGCATGGAATTTGCTATTATTGTCCTGCCGCTAACCGATTTGCTGTATTGGGTGCTGGGTCTGATGGGCGTTCAACGCACGGCGTTCACTGCGGAAGCGGGTGCGGCGCTGGTGGTGCTGCTGGCTGTCTTCCTGATTTGGGGTTCGCGCAATGCCTGGAGTACGGTTGTCCGCAATCATCCTATCCAAATCGGCAAATCGGCCGGAACCAGTGCTCCGCTCACCATTGCGGTTGCTTCCGATCTGCACCTGGGGAACATTGTTGGTAACCGCCACCTGCGCCGGATGGTCGCTGAGATGAACCGGATGCAGCCGGATCTGATTCTGCTCGCCGGGGATGTGCTGGATGACAGCATTGAGCCCTTTATCCGCAACGGAATGTGTGAAGAGATGCGCAAGCTTCAGGCACGCCATGGGGTGTATGCGGTACTGGGCAACCATGAATATTATGGCGGCTCCATTAAGCAATACACCGAACTGATGGACAGTATCGGCATCAAAGTTCTTCAGGACGAGGTAGTGGAAGCCGCAGGTCTGTATATCGTGGGCCGCAAAGACAAAACCGCAGAGTCTACAGAGGCTGCCGGACGTAAAAGTGTGGAAGCCTTGCTGGATGGGCTTGATCTGTCTCGCCCGGTGATCATGATGGACCATCAGCCGACCGGATTCGGGATTGCCGCGCAAGCGGGAGTAGATGTGCTGCTGTCGGGCCATACGCACCGCGGTCAAATTGCTCCCAATCACTGGATCACCAGAAGGCTGTTTGAGCTGGATTGGGGCTACCTGCGCAAGGACAAACTGCATGTTGTGGTTTCCTCGGGCTATGGCACCTGGGGACCGCCGATCCGCCTGGCCAGCCGCTCCGAGCTGATCAAGCTGGTGGTCATACTGGAAGGCAGCAAACACTACAGTGAAGAGCCTGTTCACAGCAATCCTGTCCTAATCTGA
- a CDS encoding MarR family winged helix-turn-helix transcriptional regulator — MDSRQEDNKPKREANIDGLQQFVLDLPLANEAFFALVETTAGLVAVSEKYWQAQGLNGARIRVLVEIAKQGGAILPSGLASRIGVTKANISLLLTPLEKDGYISRTEHIRDGRKSVISLTEAGRALLSRHLPGNRETVAGKMNRLDTDELRQLMALLHKLNKP, encoded by the coding sequence ATGGATTCACGGCAGGAAGACAATAAGCCCAAAAGAGAAGCGAATATAGACGGTTTGCAGCAGTTTGTTCTGGACCTTCCGCTGGCTAATGAGGCCTTTTTTGCCCTGGTGGAGACGACAGCAGGTCTTGTCGCGGTTTCGGAGAAGTACTGGCAGGCACAGGGTCTGAATGGCGCAAGAATCCGTGTGCTGGTGGAGATCGCGAAGCAAGGCGGCGCCATTCTCCCCTCGGGGCTGGCCAGTCGGATCGGGGTGACCAAGGCAAATATCAGCTTGCTGCTGACTCCGCTGGAGAAGGATGGATATATCAGCAGGACGGAGCATATCCGAGATGGGCGCAAATCGGTCATTTCACTTACAGAAGCCGGACGGGCGCTGCTGTCCCGTCATCTTCCCGGAAACCGCGAAACGGTTGCCGGGAAGATGAACCGGCTGGACACGGATGAGCTGCGTCAGCTGATGGCATTGCTGCATAAGCTGAACAAGCCGTAA
- a CDS encoding NUDIX hydrolase gives MPKKPVTDRNGLTEEQFLQAYDAGMYERPSVTVDMLIFTVMEQEQDNYRKLSEKSLQLLMIQRGEHPYLGQWALPGGFVGVDESLEDAALRELYSETNIDNVYMEQLYTWGDVGRDPRMRVISSSYIALVDRKTLDVQAGDDAADAGWFEVTYDVLESGRRELAEGYMEEQKIRITLQKEDVELTGVVTITETVQGHVRRVRREIAENHGFAFDHLKMIQYAIERLRGKVEYTDIIFNLMPPLFTLSELQRVYEIILGRELLAPAFRRKIADSVTETEEFTKDAGHRPSKLYRYRADKGSR, from the coding sequence ATGCCCAAAAAACCGGTCACTGACCGCAACGGCTTAACTGAGGAACAATTTCTGCAGGCCTATGATGCCGGGATGTATGAACGTCCGTCCGTTACTGTCGATATGCTGATCTTCACGGTGATGGAGCAGGAGCAGGACAATTACCGCAAGCTGTCGGAGAAATCATTGCAGCTCCTGATGATCCAGCGCGGGGAACACCCGTATCTTGGCCAATGGGCGCTCCCCGGGGGATTCGTCGGTGTAGATGAGAGTCTGGAGGACGCCGCCCTCCGGGAGCTGTACAGTGAGACGAATATCGATAATGTCTATATGGAGCAGCTGTATACCTGGGGAGATGTGGGCCGTGATCCGCGTATGCGCGTAATCAGCAGCTCATATATCGCGCTGGTTGACCGCAAGACGCTTGATGTGCAGGCTGGCGATGATGCTGCAGATGCGGGCTGGTTCGAGGTCACGTATGATGTGCTGGAATCCGGCCGCAGGGAGCTGGCGGAAGGTTACATGGAGGAGCAAAAGATTCGCATCACCTTGCAGAAGGAGGATGTTGAGCTTACAGGTGTAGTCACTATTACCGAAACCGTCCAAGGGCATGTCCGGCGCGTCCGGCGGGAGATTGCCGAGAATCACGGCTTCGCCTTTGATCACCTGAAGATGATCCAATATGCGATAGAACGCCTGCGGGGCAAGGTGGAATATACCGATATTATTTTCAATCTGATGCCGCCGCTGTTCACCCTGTCCGAGCTTCAGCGGGTCTACGAAATTATCCTTGGCAGAGAGCTGCTGGCTCCGGCATTCCGCCGCAAAATTGCCGATAGTGTAACTGAAACTGAAGAATTCACCAAAGACGCGGGCCACCGCCCTTCGAAGCTGTACCGGTACAGAGCGGACAAGGGCTCCCGGTAA
- a CDS encoding NADAR family protein — MEKFTYFYRSGSPFSQWYPCYFTVDEHTFNCAEQYMMYAKALLFRDEETAMQILRARTPRTQKELGRKVSGFNDTEWKNHCRDIVYQGNREKFLQNEELLQQLLDTKGTTLVEASPTDRIWGVGLTEDDPRIRSRSSWRGSNWLGEVLTKLRDDLLQE; from the coding sequence ATGGAGAAATTTACTTACTTTTACCGCAGCGGTTCGCCGTTTTCCCAATGGTACCCTTGCTATTTTACAGTCGATGAGCATACCTTCAACTGTGCAGAACAATACATGATGTATGCCAAGGCGCTGCTATTCAGGGATGAAGAAACCGCCATGCAGATCCTGCGGGCCAGAACACCCCGTACGCAAAAAGAGCTGGGACGCAAAGTCAGCGGCTTCAATGACACTGAGTGGAAAAATCACTGCCGGGATATTGTATATCAGGGGAACCGGGAAAAATTTCTGCAGAATGAAGAACTGCTGCAGCAGCTGCTCGATACTAAGGGAACTACCTTGGTGGAGGCCAGTCCGACGGACCGGATCTGGGGTGTGGGCCTCACAGAAGACGACCCCCGAATCCGCAGCAGAAGCAGCTGGAGGGGCAGCAATTGGCTGGGGGAAGTGCTGACGAAGCTGCGTGACGATCTGTTGCAGGAATAA
- a CDS encoding dihydrodipicolinate synthase family protein: protein MGVTRKPLTPELNEALHEGLAIPAHPLALTAGRKLDERRQRALTRYYLSSGAGGIAVAVHSTQFEIRNPEIGLLEPVLRLAAEEVERAGVDRPFLKVAGICGGMEQAVLEAQLAASLGYEAGLLSMGGLQHCSEEELLERTRRVADVIPVFGFYLQPSVGGRILSFDFWREFAEIEGVIAIKMAPFNRYQSLDVVRAVMESSRCGEIALYTGNDDNIVTDLLTTYRFMVNGEPVEKKIVGGLLGHWAVWTSKAVQLLSEIKKIRNDASLAASWLTLGAEVTDSNAALFDPAHNFHGCIPGIHEALRRQGLLEGLWCLNPEEQLSPGQLEEISRVSRDYPHLVDNDFVAAHLEEWLQ, encoded by the coding sequence ATGGGAGTTACAAGAAAACCTTTAACGCCGGAGCTGAATGAAGCGCTGCATGAGGGCCTGGCAATTCCGGCACATCCCCTGGCCCTGACAGCCGGGCGCAAGCTGGATGAACGCCGTCAGCGGGCGTTGACCCGTTACTATTTGTCCTCCGGGGCAGGCGGAATTGCCGTGGCGGTGCATTCCACGCAATTCGAAATCCGCAATCCGGAGATCGGGCTGCTGGAGCCGGTGCTCAGGCTGGCGGCGGAAGAAGTGGAGCGTGCGGGTGTGGACCGGCCTTTTCTGAAGGTCGCCGGCATATGCGGCGGTATGGAGCAGGCTGTCCTGGAAGCGCAGCTCGCGGCAAGTCTGGGCTACGAAGCAGGACTACTGAGTATGGGCGGGCTGCAGCACTGTAGCGAAGAGGAACTGCTGGAACGCACACGCAGAGTCGCGGATGTGATTCCCGTATTCGGTTTTTATCTGCAGCCATCCGTTGGCGGCCGGATCTTAAGCTTTGACTTTTGGCGGGAATTTGCGGAGATTGAAGGGGTTATTGCGATCAAAATGGCACCGTTCAACCGTTATCAGAGCCTGGATGTGGTCAGGGCCGTGATGGAATCCAGCCGCTGCGGGGAAATCGCACTCTATACCGGCAATGATGATAATATCGTTACAGATTTGCTCACCACTTACCGCTTTATGGTGAATGGCGAGCCGGTGGAGAAAAAAATCGTCGGCGGGCTCCTCGGCCACTGGGCAGTCTGGACCAGCAAAGCGGTTCAGCTTCTAAGCGAGATCAAAAAAATCCGCAACGATGCCTCTCTGGCGGCAAGCTGGCTGACCCTCGGCGCCGAAGTGACGGACAGCAACGCGGCGCTGTTTGATCCGGCCCATAATTTTCACGGCTGCATACCAGGCATTCATGAGGCGCTGCGCCGGCAGGGACTGCTTGAAGGCTTGTGGTGCCTGAATCCGGAGGAGCAGCTTTCGCCCGGACAGCTGGAAGAGATCAGCAGAGTGAGCAGGGATTACCCTCATCTCGTTGATAATGATTTTGTGGCAGCGCATTTAGAGGAGTGGCTCCAGTAA
- a CDS encoding tetratricopeptide repeat protein, producing the protein MNSSYDDSTDGVMYGGLTLHDGSRPRWMSEGEEHFLEQLKVQPEDGYLWNKLGNLYFSGGRPELAAAVFEHSVSIDASQMESHYSLGKILLEIGEMELAAKYLRQAVLYAGTYTRLGALELREMLAVILYSLFELYDGFQRLAPSLFPAEEETAMMEGFEETAAAAIPTMDLRNLNVIQGDLKSFYPVAEMYMGSRAGDLPAHERKLKEQAPAIEGTANSGGCQQVSPQGLGI; encoded by the coding sequence ATGAATAGTTCATATGATGACAGCACTGACGGTGTCATGTACGGGGGGCTGACTCTTCATGACGGCAGCAGACCACGGTGGATGAGTGAGGGAGAGGAGCATTTTCTGGAGCAGTTGAAAGTGCAGCCTGAGGACGGCTACCTATGGAACAAGCTGGGAAATTTATATTTTTCAGGTGGCAGACCCGAGCTGGCCGCTGCGGTCTTTGAGCATTCGGTCAGCATCGATGCTTCCCAGATGGAATCTCACTATTCGCTTGGGAAAATATTGCTGGAAATTGGTGAGATGGAGCTGGCCGCCAAGTACTTGCGTCAAGCGGTGCTGTATGCCGGCACTTATACTAGACTCGGTGCCTTGGAGCTTCGGGAAATGCTGGCTGTTATATTATACTCTTTATTCGAGCTTTATGATGGTTTCCAGAGGCTAGCCCCTTCATTATTTCCTGCGGAAGAGGAGACTGCTATGATGGAGGGATTCGAAGAAACAGCAGCAGCTGCAATCCCGACCATGGACCTGAGAAATTTGAATGTGATCCAAGGAGATCTGAAGTCCTTCTATCCTGTTGCAGAGATGTATATGGGGAGCCGTGCCGGGGATCTTCCAGCGCATGAGCGTAAGCTTAAGGAGCAGGCACCGGCAATCGAGGGGACGGCTAACTCCGGTGGATGCCAACAGGTTTCCCCTCAAGGGTTGGGGATCTAA
- a CDS encoding alpha-amylase family glycosyl hydrolase, with translation MKSHYKAAAVLSLSLSMVLGAAVPALADPATSVNNKVNYSTDVIYQIVTDRFVDGNPANNPTGAAFSSDHSNMKLYFGGDWKGIINKINDGYLTGMGVTAIWISQPVENITSVVNYSGVNNTSYHGYWPRDFKKTNAAFGSFTDFQNLISTAHANNIKVIIDFAPNHTSPASFTDPSFAENGALYNNGTLLGNYTNDSNGLFHHKGGTDFSTIEDGIYRNLYDLADINQNNNTIDKYFKEAIDLWLGLGVDGIRFDAVKHMPFGWQKSLASSMYSSSHPVFTFGEWFLGPDETSPDNVKFANNSGMNLLDFAYAQEVREVFKDKSETMTDLNSVLESTASSYNYIHNMVTFIDNHDMDRFQAAGSSTRPTEQALALTLTSRGVPAIYYGTEQYMTGVGDPYNRAMMTGFNTNTTAYKLIKALAPLRKSNPAIAYGTTTQRWVNNDVYIYERKFGNSVALVAINRNTSTPYPITNLLSSLPAGNYTDVLGGLLNGNSISVGSGGSVTNFTLAAGGTAVWQSTAPASTPSVANVGPTMGKPGNTVTIDGQGFGSSAGTVYFGTTAVTGSNIVSWEDSEIKVKIPNVAAGKTTVKVTTASSTTSNAFSNFNVLTADQVTVRFKVNNATTSLGSNVYLVGNVAELGAWSTSDAIGPMYNVVEETYPTWYYDVSVPAGTPLQFKLIKSNGTTVTWEGGSNHTYTSPTSGVGMVAVDWQN, from the coding sequence ATGAAATCGCATTATAAGGCTGCGGCTGTCCTATCGCTTTCGCTTAGTATGGTTCTTGGTGCCGCTGTGCCGGCACTGGCTGATCCGGCTACAAGCGTAAATAACAAGGTTAATTACAGCACTGATGTCATTTACCAGATTGTGACCGACCGGTTTGTGGACGGTAATCCGGCCAATAACCCGACAGGAGCCGCCTTCAGCAGCGATCATTCCAATATGAAGCTGTATTTCGGCGGCGACTGGAAGGGAATCATCAATAAAATCAACGACGGGTACCTGACCGGTATGGGAGTTACTGCGATCTGGATTTCCCAGCCGGTGGAGAACATCACTTCTGTCGTTAATTATTCCGGTGTGAACAACACGTCCTACCACGGCTATTGGCCGAGGGATTTCAAAAAAACCAATGCCGCCTTCGGAAGTTTTACCGATTTTCAAAACCTGATCTCCACAGCACATGCGAATAACATCAAAGTCATTATCGACTTTGCTCCCAACCACACCAGCCCGGCTTCCTTCACAGACCCAAGCTTTGCTGAGAACGGCGCGCTGTATAATAATGGAACGCTGCTCGGCAACTACACCAATGACTCCAACGGTTTGTTCCATCACAAAGGAGGTACGGATTTTTCCACCATTGAAGACGGCATTTACCGGAATCTGTATGATCTGGCGGATATCAATCAAAACAACAACACGATCGACAAATATTTTAAAGAAGCCATTGATCTTTGGCTTGGCCTGGGTGTAGACGGCATCCGGTTCGATGCGGTGAAACATATGCCGTTCGGCTGGCAAAAAAGCCTGGCCTCTTCCATGTACAGCAGCAGTCATCCGGTTTTCACCTTCGGTGAATGGTTCCTTGGTCCAGACGAAACCAGTCCGGACAATGTCAAATTTGCCAACAACAGTGGCATGAACCTTCTTGACTTCGCATACGCTCAGGAAGTCCGCGAAGTATTTAAGGACAAATCGGAAACGATGACTGATCTCAACTCTGTGCTGGAATCTACAGCCTCCAGCTATAATTACATTCATAATATGGTTACGTTCATCGACAATCATGATATGGACCGCTTCCAGGCAGCCGGCTCCAGCACACGGCCGACGGAGCAGGCGCTGGCGCTCACCCTTACTTCCCGGGGTGTACCGGCCATTTATTATGGTACCGAGCAGTACATGACCGGCGTCGGCGATCCGTATAACCGGGCAATGATGACAGGATTTAATACCAACACAACTGCTTACAAGCTGATCAAAGCTCTGGCTCCGCTGCGCAAGTCCAATCCTGCAATTGCTTACGGCACGACCACACAGCGCTGGGTCAACAACGATGTGTATATTTATGAACGTAAATTCGGCAACAGCGTCGCTCTTGTAGCCATCAACCGCAATACATCCACACCGTATCCGATTACGAATCTGTTATCTTCGCTGCCTGCAGGCAACTACACAGATGTGTTGGGCGGATTGTTAAATGGCAACTCAATTTCCGTCGGCAGCGGCGGCTCCGTCACCAACTTCACGCTTGCGGCTGGAGGAACGGCGGTTTGGCAGTCTACAGCCCCTGCATCAACACCGTCCGTTGCAAATGTCGGACCGACGATGGGCAAACCGGGCAACACAGTAACGATTGACGGACAAGGCTTTGGCAGCAGTGCGGGAACAGTGTATTTCGGAACTACCGCTGTCACCGGTTCGAACATTGTGAGCTGGGAAGACTCCGAGATCAAAGTAAAAATTCCAAATGTTGCAGCTGGCAAGACAACAGTAAAAGTAACCACAGCTTCCAGTACAACAAGCAATGCATTCAGCAATTTCAATGTATTGACTGCTGATCAGGTCACCGTACGCTTTAAAGTCAACAACGCGACCACAAGCCTTGGATCAAACGTGTATCTGGTCGGCAATGTAGCCGAGCTGGGTGCCTGGAGCACTTCTGATGCAATCGGCCCTATGTACAACGTAGTTGAAGAAACCTACCCGACATGGTACTACGATGTCAGTGTACCGGCTGGTACGCCTCTGCAATTCAAGCTAATCAAATCGAACGGCACTACGGTTACCTGGGAAGGCGGCAGCAACCATACGTATACCTCCCCAACCAGCGGCGTTGGTATGGTGGCGGTTGACTGGCAGAACTAA
- a CDS encoding ketopantoate reductase family protein, with protein MNIKQNRILIFGAGVIGSVYALRFAQSGLDVTLLARGKRLETLQRNGLRYNDNGAVQQISVRTIEKLVNDDIYDFIFVPVRYDQAESALSAIKNNQSQTIITLTNTVGYDSWLKIVGDRLLPGFPGAGGDIKDDVLYAQFGSETWQGTIFGEINGQVTERVKELAAILETAGLHYEILHNIQAFHVSHAALAAVNKHFYANDGMVDITAARSEVILSKLAADVKQNIRLVEQAGIPVIPPETKAMGEWPDEDIISHYRQMLSNDFIIDVKLGNHAVSAKPEILLLDEVFHKTMTRLAQ; from the coding sequence TTGAACATTAAACAAAACCGTATTTTGATTTTTGGCGCCGGGGTGATTGGCAGCGTATACGCGCTTAGATTCGCACAGTCAGGGCTGGACGTTACATTGCTGGCCCGGGGAAAAAGGCTGGAAACACTTCAACGAAATGGACTGCGATACAATGATAATGGAGCGGTACAACAAATATCGGTTAGGACGATAGAAAAGCTTGTAAACGACGACATCTATGATTTCATCTTTGTTCCTGTACGGTATGATCAGGCAGAATCTGCCCTGTCGGCGATCAAAAATAATCAGAGCCAAACAATAATCACTTTAACCAACACCGTTGGTTACGACTCCTGGCTTAAAATCGTCGGTGACCGGTTGCTTCCGGGATTCCCGGGTGCAGGCGGTGACATCAAAGATGATGTTCTTTACGCCCAGTTCGGTTCTGAAACCTGGCAAGGAACTATTTTTGGCGAAATAAATGGCCAAGTGACCGAAAGAGTGAAAGAGCTTGCCGCCATATTGGAAACAGCGGGTTTGCATTATGAAATACTTCACAACATTCAAGCATTCCATGTTTCGCATGCAGCGCTCGCTGCAGTTAACAAGCATTTCTATGCGAATGACGGGATGGTGGATATTACGGCTGCAAGAAGTGAAGTCATCCTAAGCAAGCTCGCTGCAGATGTTAAGCAAAATATTCGCCTGGTAGAGCAAGCGGGAATTCCGGTAATTCCGCCTGAAACGAAGGCGATGGGGGAGTGGCCTGACGAAGATATTATTTCACACTACCGCCAGATGCTAAGCAATGACTTCATCATTGATGTTAAGCTCGGAAACCATGCTGTCAGCGCAAAACCAGAAATACTGCTCTTAGATGAGGTGTTTCATAAAACGATGACCCGGTTAGCACAATAA
- a CDS encoding TetR/AcrR family transcriptional regulator — protein sequence MPLKQQMMLIDVLKGDGDMVNQEDPRVFRTRQLIREAFRELLQHKGFDAITIKDIAQRATINRATFYAHYEDKYALLDEIIEQAFLKMIPGQVANAQEFTDETCSQLILMTYRYIVDFYQICRMDSKSIATLVDSKIKKMLRQIIESIFMKGDVHRHARIVSAMTGSAIHGAAHDWLTAGENDRPDLLVDIVRPYVMNGLELYRN from the coding sequence ATGCCGCTTAAACAACAGATGATGTTAATTGATGTTTTAAAAGGGGATGGAGATATGGTAAATCAGGAAGATCCAAGGGTTTTTCGTACACGACAATTAATAAGAGAAGCCTTCAGGGAGCTGCTGCAGCATAAAGGATTTGATGCCATAACCATAAAAGATATCGCACAGAGAGCAACCATTAACCGTGCCACCTTCTATGCCCATTATGAAGATAAATATGCCCTGCTGGATGAAATCATAGAACAGGCTTTTCTCAAGATGATTCCCGGACAAGTGGCGAATGCACAAGAGTTTACAGATGAAACATGCAGTCAGTTGATCTTGATGACCTACCGCTACATCGTGGATTTTTATCAGATATGCAGAATGGATTCCAAATCCATTGCTACCCTTGTGGATTCGAAGATAAAGAAGATGCTGCGGCAAATCATTGAAAGCATATTCATGAAAGGGGATGTCCACCGGCATGCAAGGATTGTTTCGGCAATGACTGGCTCAGCGATCCATGGCGCGGCGCATGACTGGTTAACCGCTGGGGAAAATGACCGGCCCGATTTACTTGTAGACATTGTGCGTCCCTATGTAATGAACGGTCTGGAGCTGTACCGCAATTGA
- a CDS encoding TIGR02452 family protein produces the protein MNQNPNPRNKRASIARETLDILEKGNYTGPAGRMVDIAGDVNACISGTRLYAPDELPQLITAARSRMGEASGRRAELAVTGESTLEAAYRLVVKEGKVQTVCLNFASAKNPGGGFLGGSQAQEESLARASALYPAISQKDEMYKYNRSRKTCLYSHYMIHSPQVPVIRDSQDQLLAEPYCVSFITAPAVNAGVVREREPQEVGHIKTVMLERIRYILAVAAGNGHETIVLGAFGCGVFRNNPAEVAGWFKQVLLDEGYQSLFKQIVFAVLDHSPQQSTLGAFRTVFSA, from the coding sequence ATGAATCAAAATCCCAATCCCAGAAATAAAAGAGCGTCTATTGCACGTGAAACACTGGATATATTGGAAAAAGGAAACTATACAGGTCCTGCGGGCCGGATGGTTGACATTGCCGGGGACGTCAACGCATGCATCTCGGGGACGCGGCTGTATGCCCCGGATGAGCTGCCTCAGCTGATTACAGCTGCACGGTCACGGATGGGGGAAGCCTCCGGACGGCGCGCGGAACTGGCAGTCACCGGAGAATCGACTTTGGAAGCGGCATACCGGCTGGTGGTCAAGGAAGGCAAGGTGCAGACGGTATGTCTGAACTTTGCTTCCGCCAAGAACCCGGGAGGGGGCTTCCTCGGCGGAAGCCAGGCTCAGGAGGAAAGCTTGGCCCGTGCCTCTGCGCTGTATCCGGCAATCTCACAAAAAGATGAAATGTACAAATACAACCGCAGCCGCAAAACCTGTCTGTACTCTCACTACATGATTCATTCTCCGCAAGTTCCCGTGATCCGTGACAGTCAGGACCAGCTGCTGGCCGAGCCTTATTGTGTGTCGTTCATAACCGCACCAGCGGTAAATGCAGGAGTTGTCCGCGAGCGGGAGCCTCAGGAGGTTGGACATATCAAGACTGTTATGCTGGAGCGAATCCGTTATATTCTGGCGGTTGCTGCCGGGAATGGACATGAGACTATCGTGCTTGGGGCATTTGGCTGCGGAGTTTTCCGCAACAATCCGGCAGAGGTGGCCGGGTGGTTCAAGCAGGTGCTGCTGGATGAAGGATACCAGTCACTGTTTAAGCAGATTGTTTTTGCTGTGCTGGATCATTCTCCGCAGCAGAGCACGCTGGGTGCTTTTCGGACAGTCTTCAGTGCATAA
- a CDS encoding SEC-C metal-binding domain-containing protein: MDANRFPLKGWGSKQRPIIIRAKTEARMKQVQFVCDHFGWNYIMGMEFTEDLSDLEKAIKEKLTPDNIYEPCPCGSGNKFKFCCASTMKNFDLDVYLAAFTGGETQ; encoded by the coding sequence GTGGATGCCAACAGGTTTCCCCTCAAGGGTTGGGGATCTAAGCAGCGGCCGATTATAATCCGGGCCAAGACAGAAGCGAGGATGAAGCAGGTGCAGTTTGTATGTGATCATTTTGGCTGGAACTATATAATGGGTATGGAGTTTACGGAGGATCTGTCGGATTTGGAGAAGGCGATCAAGGAGAAACTGACTCCGGATAATATCTATGAACCTTGTCCTTGCGGAAGCGGGAATAAGTTCAAATTCTGCTGCGCAAGCACCATGAAGAATTTTGATCTGGATGTCTACTTGGCGGCGTTTACTGGAGGAGAGACACAATAA